The segment GGTGCTGTCTTGCTCCATTTCATCAGCTTCGTCCGGCATTCCAGCATGCCTTTCCTGCATAACTTTTCTGATGCCGGGCTACCTTTTTGCAAAACGGCGGATAGAATAAGTGCCTTGAACAGGTAAAATTCACCGAGGAGCAAGGTGCCTTGTATGGCGAAAATATTTGTTTCTGCCTCCTTCAGCATGGCTGCAGCCTCCGCATATTGTTCCTCCATATACAGACGTGACATTTCCAGTGTCTGATAATAGATAAGGCATAATTTAAAGGTGAGTGATTTCAGCCGGGCATAAAATTCTGCTTCCGGCTCTTGCAATTCAGATGGCCAATTCTCCGGCGGGGTGTCACTCAGCTTAAATAAATGTCTTTGCAGTACTGTCTGAAACATGATCATGTCATCATACCTGATCCTTTTTGTAAACGACAGGTATTGCCTGCTCTTCTCCAGCAATTCATCAATCGCAAAACTGTTGTAGTACATACTGATCACCAGGTTCATGGTGGCATAAGCCGCATTGGTATAGTCACCACATTCCACACCCAGTTTGTAGGCATTTTCCAGGTGAACCAATCCATTGCGGGCAGGCTGCACAAAGTTGATGGTCATGCCGCCATAACTATAGCTTGCACGAGCGAAGAACAAAGCACTGTTGAGTTTTTTTGCCAGCTCAAAAGCCACTTCAGTAAAGTCCCACCCCTTTCTGAAGTTGCTGAGTCCTACCGCCAGTATTACTCCGTAACCGGCAAATCCATCTATAAAGGCATCCGACAAACCATATTTCAGGTTCAGTTCAAGCGATTTCAGAATGAGCAAGCCAAGCGTATCGTTGCTTTTATTGTATGCATAAGGTTTCAATTCAGCCAGTATTTTATTAGCGAGCTGCACTGTTGCATCCGAACACAGCGGAAGTGCTTTCAATTGTTCTATGTTGCGATGCAGCAGCAGCCACCTGATCTTTATAAATGCAATGGCCAATGTCCATTTATTTACATCGGATGGAAAATGAACATTCAGCAATTCCAGCGCCTTTTGGGCAGCGGTAAACGTTTCAGGAAGCTTGCCCTTCAGGTTGAATAAAACGGACTCCGTATAATACACCCGTGCCCGATCATAATTAGTCTGAGCATTTTCATGCGCATACTTAAAATACCTTGCTGCTTCCTGCTGCCTGTCGCAGAGGCTGGCGCATTCACCGGCAGAGAGATAAGTGTTAAAAGTCTGTGTGTAGCCGGTTATCCAGGCCTGTTCATCGAATAGCTTAATTGCAGCCTCCAGGTATTGCAATGCTGACTCATAGGCGATCGACTCCCTGGCTTTTTTTGCAGCCAGCATATTAAGCGTAACTGCTTCTGCCTTTTCAGCCGGCGATTGCAACATTGGCCTTCCTGAATTCAGTTGCGTAACGATATCAAAAACCCGTTCGCCCACTTCATCACCGGTGATACGAGCCAGTAACGCTTTCGCAATACGATAATGGAGTGAAGATTTCTCATCATCATTCATCAGCGAATAAGCCGCCTGCTGCATCTTGTCATGCACAAATTTGAAATGGGCCACCGGCAGTTCAAACTGATCGTTGCGTAACTGAAAGATCAATTGATAATTACTGTCAAGCGGCTGAATAATGCCAGCCTGGATAATGTCCCATATAACAGCAATAAGCTCCGGTGTTTTTTTGCCTGTAATGGCAGATAAGGTTACCGTGTCAAAACGGCTGCCGATACCAGACGCCAGCTTAAGAACCTGTTGTGCTTCGGCTGGCAGCGACTGCATATTATTAATGGTTATATCAAGCGCTTCCTCCGGTATATCGACCGCCTGAATTTCGCCGGGATCAAATTCCCATTGCGCCGATTGATAGTTAAAAGTTATCTTATCGTGTTTATAAAGCGACTGCAGGAATTGGTTGATGAAAAAAGGATTGCCCTGCGAGATGCGCAATAAAATCGCAGCGAGCTCTTTTGTTTTTTGATTTGCAGTGCCGATAAGCTCCTCTACCAGCTGATTAACTGCCTGGCTGTCGAGCGGCTCCAAAAACAACTCTCTGAAATGAGTACCTTCTTTGCGCAGCTGTTCCATGGCCAGCGCCAGCGGATGCAGCGGGTCTACTTCATTATGACGATAGGCACCGATCAGCATCAGGTACTGCGCATCATCTGTTTTGGCCAGGTTTTGAATAAGAGAAATGGAAGCACCATCTGCCCATTGAAGATCATCCAGCGACAGTACCAGCGGCCTTTTATCGGTAATAAAAGCCAGCATGAAATTGCGGAAGCTCTGGTTAAACCGGTTCTGTGATTCAGCCGGCGACAAAGCATCAGCCAGCGGTTGCTTGCCGATGATGAGCTCCAGTTCCGGAATGACGTTGATCACCACCGAAGCATTAGTGCGCAGCGCGCCGGTAAGTATGCTCTTCCAGCTGGCCAGCACATCAGCCGGCGCGGAAAGGATTTCATCAATCAATTTTTTAAATGCCTGGATAAATGCACTGTAAGGAATATTACGCTGCAACTCTTCAAATTTTCCCGACAGGAATAAACCCTGCCTGCTGGCAATCGGCTTCTGTATCTCATTGATCAGCGCAGATTTTCCGATGCCCGAATAGCCTGTAATGAATATCACCTCGCGGTTGCCTGCAGCAACACTTTCAAACGAATGCAACAACATTTCAATGTCCTTTTCACGGCCAAACAACTTTTGCGAAACCTGGAATTTGCCGGAGAAATCATTTAACCCGGGAAGGAAGGTACTGATGGTATTTCCTGCATCCCATTCCGATTTGCAACGCGCAAGATCGAGTTGCAGCCCCAGCGCAGACTGATAACGGTCCTCGGCATTTTTTGACAGCAGCTTAAGGATGATTGCGGAGATTGCCTTTGGAATGGCGGGATCCACTGCACTTGGTGAATCGGGGATGCGCGCAATGTGGTTATAGATAATCTTCAGCCTGTCATCCGTTCGGAAAGGATTGATGCCTGTGAGCAACTCATAAAAAACGACACCGAGTGAATAGAAATCGGTGCGGTAATCGATGGAACGGTTCATCCTTCCCGTTTGCTCCGGAGAATAATATTCCAGTGAGGTATTGAAAAACCCAAAATTTTCGAGTTGCTGATTTTCCGCTCTGAGGCGGGAAGCAAATCCGAATTCGGTGAGGGTGACATTTAGTGCTGTGGCGTCAAAAAAAACACTGTTGCAGGAAATGTTTTTATGGGTGATATCCTGCACATGAATGTTCTTGATAATTTCAGAAAGGTGCAAGGCAACCGACAAGAACACATCAATGGATAATTTTTCAGTTGCTGCCTTTGAAAAAGGCCTGCCTTCATCATATTGAAAAAGTACGGCGGGACGATTGTTGAACCGGGTAAACTCGATAGGCCTTGGGATACCGGTATGGTTGAGTGATTGCGTAATCTCTATTTCATTTTTGAGATAGGCAATCTTATGAAGCGGCGGAAATTCCTCGGCGGTGACCTTTGCGGTTAATAAGCTGCCATCCTTTTTATTCAGCACCTTATAGGAGATAAAACCTGACTGCGCAGCAATCGTCTCCAGTATCTCCAGTTCCACATCATTCATAGTGACTGATTAAATTAGGCATGCACCGCATTCAGCTTATTCTGCCGGTTGACGAGGTAAAGGTAGAAGCCATCTAAAATAAAGCAAATGATGCACATGGCAATAGGGAAATAGGCCTGCGGCGAATGCGACACGATATAGGCTGTGAAGCATACGTCCGTCGCAATCATCCGTGCCAGCCCAATGCTGAAGCTGAATTTCTGATTGGGCAGATTGAGTACCATCTGTATGCATAAGGCCGACTGCAGCACATTCAGTATCATCGCACTGTTGAATCCCATGGCCAGATCATAGCCTGCTTTGGTATAGAAGTAATTAAGAATGGCAAACATCGCCACCGCTCCTAGCGCAAACGGGCGGAAATGCTTTTGCACCAGTGCAGAAGAAAACTGCGCAGCGCCATAACGGAGTGCTGAATACAACATGAACATATCGAGAAAATTACCAAATCGCCAGAACCATAAAAGGTAAGGCCCGCCAAAATCAAGTTTGAAAACAAAGCCCCATAAAAATTCCCATGGCACATTGGCACAGATTACTATGACTGGAAATTCAACCGACTTATACACTATTATTTTTCTTACCACTAGAATATAGGTAATAACCCAAAACGTTGCGCCCAGGTAATACATCAACAACTCAAAGAATGTGTAGTTATCACTGGTGAAAAGGGAGTGTACCATGGGATGACAGATTTAATGGGTAAAGTTACCTGAATGCTTAGCTGCAACCGCCTCTTTAGCCTGTCGGAGCCGCATCATAAATATTAAAACATATGCGACATCCAGTATCAGGACAATAGCGGCAAGCACATGCACATATGCAAAATGCCGGTAGTGCATCCATACGAAGAAATTCATAAAGAGATCTCCGGTCATTCGCGTCCATGCAGCAGTGAATGAAAAATCGCCCGGGTCGTCATGCGAAATAAACAAGAGAATGTATAGCAGCGACATAATAACTGTCAACACATATGCTGAAGTGGCTCCGATGCTGGTATCCTGGTGATCAAGCCCAAAGAAATACAAGGTGATACCCCAGCAGAACGTATTAA is part of the Chitinophagales bacterium genome and harbors:
- a CDS encoding AAA family ATPase codes for the protein MNDVELEILETIAAQSGFISYKVLNKKDGSLLTAKVTAEEFPPLHKIAYLKNEIEITQSLNHTGIPRPIEFTRFNNRPAVLFQYDEGRPFSKAATEKLSIDVFLSVALHLSEIIKNIHVQDITHKNISCNSVFFDATALNVTLTEFGFASRLRAENQQLENFGFFNTSLEYYSPEQTGRMNRSIDYRTDFYSLGVVFYELLTGINPFRTDDRLKIIYNHIARIPDSPSAVDPAIPKAISAIILKLLSKNAEDRYQSALGLQLDLARCKSEWDAGNTISTFLPGLNDFSGKFQVSQKLFGREKDIEMLLHSFESVAAGNREVIFITGYSGIGKSALINEIQKPIASRQGLFLSGKFEELQRNIPYSAFIQAFKKLIDEILSAPADVLASWKSILTGALRTNASVVINVIPELELIIGKQPLADALSPAESQNRFNQSFRNFMLAFITDKRPLVLSLDDLQWADGASISLIQNLAKTDDAQYLMLIGAYRHNEVDPLHPLALAMEQLRKEGTHFRELFLEPLDSQAVNQLVEELIGTANQKTKELAAILLRISQGNPFFINQFLQSLYKHDKITFNYQSAQWEFDPGEIQAVDIPEEALDITINNMQSLPAEAQQVLKLASGIGSRFDTVTLSAITGKKTPELIAVIWDIIQAGIIQPLDSNYQLIFQLRNDQFELPVAHFKFVHDKMQQAAYSLMNDDEKSSLHYRIAKALLARITGDEVGERVFDIVTQLNSGRPMLQSPAEKAEAVTLNMLAAKKARESIAYESALQYLEAAIKLFDEQAWITGYTQTFNTYLSAGECASLCDRQQEAARYFKYAHENAQTNYDRARVYYTESVLFNLKGKLPETFTAAQKALELLNVHFPSDVNKWTLAIAFIKIRWLLLHRNIEQLKALPLCSDATVQLANKILAELKPYAYNKSNDTLGLLILKSLELNLKYGLSDAFIDGFAGYGVILAVGLSNFRKGWDFTEVAFELAKKLNSALFFARASYSYGGMTINFVQPARNGLVHLENAYKLGVECGDYTNAAYATMNLVISMYYNSFAIDELLEKSRQYLSFTKRIRYDDMIMFQTVLQRHLFKLSDTPPENWPSELQEPEAEFYARLKSLTFKLCLIYYQTLEMSRLYMEEQYAEAAAMLKEAETNIFAIQGTLLLGEFYLFKALILSAVLQKGSPASEKLCRKGMLECRTKLMKWSKTAPDNFRHRLFIVEGELARQDGDTAQAITHFINAARDAASQKFLHMVALTHELSGKLFLEKGMKEVAAPYLQYAFAAFKSWGAHGKANQLKEKYLHEGGESVTEVMPAALYGRLEEKPFDNLSERLDLNSVMQAALAISGEIVLDKLLVSLIKIVMQNAGAETGYLIVERQGRWLIEAEGEAGEDTIQLHKGICVMESAVLPKSVIQYVIRTGETLVLFDVNADSRFAFDPAVIARKSVSVLCLPVINKGITTGILYLENNLSKGVFTNERVALLKFLSGQIAVSLENASLYDNLEQRVRERTQEVVAQKEVIEQEKKKSDDLLLNILPAETADELKRKGFSKPRRFELVTVMFTDFVNFTGRSELVNPSELVDEINGYYSAFDNIIAKHGLEKIKTIGDSYMCAGGLPVENASNPYDTINAAIEIQQYVQQLGKERKQAGQAWFDCRIGVHSGPVVAGIVGIRKFAYDIWGDTVNIASRMEASGEPGKVNISGATYELVKDRFNCEPRGKIEAKNKGYIDMYFVLGKNLN